Proteins encoded within one genomic window of Actinomycetota bacterium:
- the acpS gene encoding holo-[acyl-carrier-protein] synthase, translated as MVFGLGVDIVEIERMRVALEKHPRMKERCFSAAEREYCEKRARPEVHYALRFAAKEAVLKALGSGFSGMRFTDVEVGRDERGRPQPILHGNAAETAERLGVTEMHLSLSFTHVTAVASAVALTGGSAPKPPEVDPKDRLAAAFREARGMLDSIGAAADDDAVEPGAVIEGEPGEDA; from the coding sequence ATGGTCTTCGGGCTGGGTGTGGACATCGTCGAGATCGAGCGCATGCGCGTCGCGCTCGAGAAGCACCCTCGGATGAAGGAACGCTGCTTCTCGGCCGCAGAGCGTGAGTACTGCGAGAAGCGAGCACGGCCGGAGGTGCACTACGCGCTGCGGTTCGCCGCGAAGGAAGCGGTATTGAAAGCGCTCGGCTCCGGCTTCTCGGGCATGCGCTTCACCGACGTCGAGGTCGGGCGCGACGAGCGCGGGCGTCCGCAGCCGATCCTGCACGGCAACGCCGCCGAGACCGCGGAGCGCCTCGGCGTCACCGAGATGCACCTGTCGCTGTCGTTCACGCACGTCACCGCGGTCGCGTCTGCAGTGGCGCTCACGGGCGGCAGCGCGCCCAAGCCGCCCGAGGTCGACCCGAAGGACCGCCTCGCCGCCGCGTTCAGGGAGGCCCGCGGTATGCTCGACAGCATCGGGGCCGCCGCGGACGACGACGCCGTCGAGCCCGGGGCCGTGATCGAGGGGGAGCCGGGGGAGGACGCATGA